In Paenibacillus sp. G2S3, a single window of DNA contains:
- a CDS encoding transcription initiation factor TFIID: MIKTLALSYGEQYAVQEEAQRSKGDGRSSIHYPALFLFVGDKVAPAIGPVLDSCERKWDNAGGVMALHAVSGAKNEETDRSKVGSDAGGKDRVLAMALPDMTGSDPRTVRHELYRKFHEDTHYLAEMNKVIRRLSNSIADYGRLYSSFDVIHLSIITRVDDPLNVLLPEITLLARAILSQSFKSVQTDLYALINEREQGDNFGYSSSVGLAFLRELDRMQATDYTFNGPLLVTEDGLSIPVGHGPSALFDLVYLLSDKNERGMMSAHGMDDNYEIISHISLLKNRVRPTSDQATGHGGYNNMTFKSGIRGSTGRQGYASAGFSGVRRPNVQIALAVLYHAFRRLAADMREGSPWTMRERQSLLGLDPDSLREHATQLVPEKDGLNEMTGLMSHGRPSYNELKQLSLREAEQQLFGDGGEAYFRNNFVSESNRRVEGIHPLRGWRTTLAAQETATPAVTFYQLAEWTADRDEGGSVLHALRQHMTGLRSAMVSAQDELENLYAESVERQPFQRVPLFDKRTVRNFIHYLFSAVYGQKYELLCLESELALCSRLESALEQLHAESVARVKAMETLEEELRITVMDSIGRTNETTGQNVMEYYRVVTEEVMKDIETRRGPGIFFSEKYMGSISKLLEQGKEAVAERLIGICQREILTADPFALSFEEELLRRANVAAAYENRQVLSKEELFKRLYRNLEDGATINVRLFEYTQEHRHEEKYFFGDSASEFLRYAFGVDETTRVYRLGFVHEQRRSGVEKLNLMGGFHLEDLLYYRNGKVYYETYVQNGYQLHGLSQEQLPEMR; encoded by the coding sequence ATGATCAAAACACTGGCATTATCTTATGGTGAACAATATGCGGTACAGGAAGAGGCACAGCGCAGTAAAGGGGATGGACGCAGCAGCATCCATTACCCTGCCCTGTTTCTGTTCGTAGGCGACAAGGTTGCTCCGGCCATCGGTCCGGTGCTGGATAGCTGCGAACGGAAATGGGATAACGCCGGCGGTGTTATGGCATTACATGCTGTGTCAGGCGCAAAGAATGAGGAAACAGACAGAAGCAAGGTTGGATCTGATGCAGGAGGTAAAGACCGGGTGCTGGCCATGGCCTTGCCGGATATGACAGGGTCAGATCCACGCACTGTGCGTCATGAACTTTACCGTAAGTTTCATGAGGATACACATTATCTTGCTGAAATGAATAAAGTTATCCGGCGGCTGAGCAACAGTATTGCAGATTATGGACGTCTATATTCATCTTTTGATGTAATCCATCTCTCTATCATTACGCGGGTCGATGACCCGCTTAATGTATTGTTGCCCGAAATCACACTGCTGGCTCGTGCAATACTCAGCCAGTCCTTTAAGTCGGTACAGACGGATCTCTACGCTTTAATCAATGAGCGGGAGCAAGGGGATAATTTTGGATATTCCAGCTCGGTAGGGCTGGCTTTTCTGCGTGAATTGGACAGAATGCAAGCTACGGACTATACGTTTAATGGGCCGCTGCTTGTAACTGAAGATGGTCTGTCGATTCCAGTGGGTCATGGTCCTTCCGCATTATTTGACCTTGTGTATTTGCTCTCCGATAAGAATGAGCGCGGGATGATGTCGGCTCACGGCATGGATGATAACTATGAGATTATCTCCCATATCAGTCTACTTAAGAATCGTGTCCGTCCGACTTCTGATCAGGCTACCGGACACGGTGGCTATAACAATATGACCTTCAAAAGTGGCATCAGAGGCAGCACAGGAAGACAAGGCTACGCCTCCGCGGGCTTTTCTGGCGTAAGAAGACCTAATGTGCAAATTGCTTTGGCCGTACTGTATCACGCCTTCCGGCGTCTTGCAGCGGATATGCGTGAGGGCAGTCCATGGACGATGCGCGAGCGCCAATCCTTATTAGGACTGGATCCTGATAGTCTGCGAGAGCATGCGACGCAGCTAGTCCCGGAGAAAGACGGCCTGAATGAAATGACGGGGCTAATGAGTCACGGACGTCCGTCCTACAATGAGCTGAAGCAGTTGTCGCTACGTGAAGCTGAACAGCAGCTGTTCGGTGATGGTGGCGAAGCTTATTTCCGCAATAATTTTGTGTCAGAGTCTAATCGGAGAGTAGAGGGGATCCATCCTCTTCGTGGTTGGCGCACCACATTAGCGGCTCAGGAAACAGCCACGCCAGCAGTAACATTCTATCAACTAGCAGAGTGGACTGCTGATCGCGATGAGGGTGGCAGTGTGCTGCATGCTTTGCGCCAGCATATGACTGGATTGCGTTCAGCGATGGTCTCCGCGCAGGATGAGCTTGAGAATCTTTATGCAGAAAGCGTGGAGCGCCAGCCGTTCCAGCGTGTGCCGCTGTTTGACAAACGAACAGTACGCAACTTCATTCATTACTTATTCTCAGCGGTATATGGCCAAAAATATGAGCTATTATGTTTGGAAAGTGAGCTCGCGCTGTGCAGTCGTTTAGAATCTGCGCTTGAGCAGCTTCATGCGGAAAGTGTGGCTCGTGTGAAAGCTATGGAGACGCTCGAAGAAGAGTTACGTATTACTGTGATGGACAGCATTGGGCGAACGAACGAAACCACTGGCCAGAACGTGATGGAATATTACCGAGTTGTCACAGAAGAAGTAATGAAGGATATCGAGACCCGGCGTGGGCCAGGGATATTTTTCAGTGAGAAGTACATGGGCAGCATTTCTAAGCTATTAGAGCAAGGCAAAGAAGCGGTAGCGGAGCGTTTGATTGGCATTTGTCAGCGGGAAATCTTAACGGCAGATCCGTTTGCCTTATCTTTCGAGGAAGAGCTGCTGCGGCGTGCAAATGTTGCGGCTGCTTACGAGAACCGTCAGGTTTTATCTAAGGAAGAGTTGTTCAAGCGTCTGTACCGTAATCTGGAGGACGGCGCGACGATCAATGTTCGTCTGTTCGAATACACGCAAGAGCATCGTCATGAGGAAAAATATTTCTTCGGAGACAGCGCATCTGAATTCCTGCGCTACGCATTTGGTGTGGATGAGACGACTCGCGTCTACCGCTTGGGCTTCGTGCATGAACAGCGTAGGAGCGGAGTGGAGAAGCTGAATTTGATGGGAGGTTTCCATTTAGAAGATCTGCTTTATTACCGTAATGGTAAGGTCTATTATGAAACCTATGTTCAGAATGGTTATCAGCTTCATGGTCTGAGTCAAGAACAGCTTCCAGAGATGCGCTGA